One part of the Mesorhizobium sp. M4B.F.Ca.ET.058.02.1.1 genome encodes these proteins:
- a CDS encoding enoyl-CoA hydratase family protein — protein sequence MSAMANLKPKHFLWDVEGKVAKVRLDRPERKNPLTFDSYAELRDTFRDLVYADDVDAVVFLPNGGNFCSGGDVHDIIGPLVKMDMKALLAFTRMTGDFVKAMLNCGKPIISAVDGVAVGAGAIIAMASDIRIATPEAKTAFLFTRVGLAGCDMGACAILPRIIGQGRAAELLYTGRTMNAAEGERWGFYNRLVEPAALEPDALEMAARIVSGPTFAHGITKTQLNQEWSMGLDQAIEAEAQAQAICMQTADFERAYKAFVAKEKPVFEGN from the coding sequence ATGAGCGCCATGGCCAACCTCAAGCCGAAGCACTTCCTCTGGGATGTCGAAGGCAAGGTCGCGAAGGTCCGGCTCGACCGTCCCGAGCGCAAGAACCCGCTGACCTTCGACAGTTATGCCGAGTTGCGCGACACGTTTCGCGACCTCGTCTACGCCGACGATGTCGACGCCGTGGTGTTCCTGCCCAATGGCGGTAATTTCTGCTCGGGCGGCGATGTCCACGACATCATCGGTCCGCTGGTCAAGATGGACATGAAGGCGCTGCTCGCCTTCACTCGCATGACTGGTGACTTCGTCAAGGCGATGCTCAACTGCGGCAAGCCGATCATCTCGGCGGTCGACGGCGTGGCGGTCGGCGCCGGCGCCATCATCGCCATGGCCTCCGATATCCGCATCGCCACCCCGGAGGCCAAGACCGCCTTTCTCTTCACCCGCGTCGGCCTCGCCGGCTGCGACATGGGCGCCTGCGCGATCCTGCCGCGCATCATCGGCCAGGGGCGCGCCGCGGAGCTGCTCTACACCGGTCGCACCATGAATGCCGCGGAAGGCGAGCGCTGGGGTTTCTACAACCGCCTCGTCGAGCCGGCCGCGCTCGAGCCCGATGCGCTCGAAATGGCGGCGCGGATCGTCTCCGGCCCAACCTTCGCGCATGGCATCACCAAGACGCAGCTCAACCAGGAATGGTCGATGGGACTCGACCAGGCGATCGAGGCGGAAGCGCAGGCACAGGCGATCTGCATGCAGACAGCTGATTTCGAGCGCGCCTACAAGGCGTTCGTCGCAAAGGAAAAGCCTGTGTTCGAGGGGAATTGA